A genome region from Cucumis sativus cultivar 9930 chromosome 4, Cucumber_9930_V3, whole genome shotgun sequence includes the following:
- the LOC105434383 gene encoding uncharacterized protein LOC105434383 isoform X1 yields the protein MQRRPCSPGSSPVELRDCLEELLKFTLQSHINGTLDIDHDLGFSTDFSSHLLNHNDCPDVSRLYKDLVSTLLKSVSKASCGSLDDFEDEEESNEIAEGRAELVNVLKTVNFELHVQEPFFTQLKDGLKRVEGRCAAGNYNRIQSGALILFNKCLLFEVQDVRQYPSFYAMLKAESLDNVLPGVKTLTDGVQIYRNFYSEEKELSNGVLGIHVKKSVAQPYIILARIISVSFLASLLFLTCIFAAMANITTQKTAYFGRSMMKI from the exons atgcaGCGACGGCCATGTTCACCCGGATCATCGCCGGTTGAGCTACGAGACTGCCTAGAAGAGCTGCTCAAGTTCACGCTCCAATCTCACATCAATGGAACCCTTGACATAGACCATGATCTAGGGTTTTCTACAGACTTCTCTTCTCACCTTCTCAATCATAATGATTGTCCTG ATGTTTCCAGATTGTATAAGGATCTAGTATCCACTCTTTTGAAGTCAGTTTCCAAAGCATCGTGTGGGTCACTAGATGACTTCGAGGACGAAGAAGAAAGTAATGAGATTGCTGAAGGACGAGCTGAATTAGTAAAT GTTCTAAAGACAGTAAACTTTGAGCTTCATGTTCAGGAGCCTTTCTTTACTCAGCTAAAAG ATGGCCTAAAGAGAGTGGAGGGAAGATGTGCTGCTGGTAATTACAATCG AATTCAGTCTGGAGCGTTGATacttttcaataaatgttTGTTGTTTGAGGTTCAG GATGTACGTCAATACCCTTCATTTTATGCGATGTTGAAAGCAGAGAGTCTTGATAACGTTCTTCCTGGAGTAAAAACCTTAACAGATG GTGTTCAAATATACAGGAACTTTTACTCTGAAGAGAAAGAACTGTCCAATGGTGTTCTTGGGATTCATGTCAAAAAATCTGTTGCCCAGCCATACATTATTTTGGCCAGAATCATATCTGTGAGTTTTCTTGCCTCCCTACTTTTCCTTACCTGCATCTTTGCTGCGATGGCCAACATAACAACACAAAAAACG
- the LOC105434383 gene encoding uncharacterized protein LOC105434383 isoform X3 translates to MQRRPCSPGSSPVELRDCLEELLKFTLQSHINGTLDIDHDLGFSTDFSSHLLNHNDCPDVSRLYKDLVSTLLKSVSKASCGSLDDFEDEEESNEIAEGRAELVNVLKTVNFELHVQEPFFTQLKDGLKRVEGRCAAGNYNRIQSGALILFNKCLLFEVQDVRQYPSFYAMLKAESLDNVLPGVKTLTDGTFTLKRKNCPMVFLGFMSKNLLPSHTLFWPESYLLILVVR, encoded by the exons atgcaGCGACGGCCATGTTCACCCGGATCATCGCCGGTTGAGCTACGAGACTGCCTAGAAGAGCTGCTCAAGTTCACGCTCCAATCTCACATCAATGGAACCCTTGACATAGACCATGATCTAGGGTTTTCTACAGACTTCTCTTCTCACCTTCTCAATCATAATGATTGTCCTG ATGTTTCCAGATTGTATAAGGATCTAGTATCCACTCTTTTGAAGTCAGTTTCCAAAGCATCGTGTGGGTCACTAGATGACTTCGAGGACGAAGAAGAAAGTAATGAGATTGCTGAAGGACGAGCTGAATTAGTAAAT GTTCTAAAGACAGTAAACTTTGAGCTTCATGTTCAGGAGCCTTTCTTTACTCAGCTAAAAG ATGGCCTAAAGAGAGTGGAGGGAAGATGTGCTGCTGGTAATTACAATCG AATTCAGTCTGGAGCGTTGATacttttcaataaatgttTGTTGTTTGAGGTTCAG GATGTACGTCAATACCCTTCATTTTATGCGATGTTGAAAGCAGAGAGTCTTGATAACGTTCTTCCTGGAGTAAAAACCTTAACAGATG GAACTTTTACTCTGAAGAGAAAGAACTGTCCAATGGTGTTCTTGGGATTCATGTCAAAAAATCTGTTGCCCAGCCATACATTATTTTGGCCAGAATCATATCT
- the LOC105434383 gene encoding uncharacterized protein LOC105434383 isoform X2, translated as MQRRPCSPGSSPVELRDCLEELLKFTLQSHINGTLDIDHDLGFSTDFSSHLLNHNDCPDVSRLYKDLVSTLLKSVSKASCGSLDDFEDEEESNEIAEGRAELVNVLKTVNFELHVQEPFFTQLKDGLKRVEGRCAAGNYNRIQSGALILFNKCLLFEVQDVRQYPSFYAMLKAESLDNVLPGVKTLTDGVQIYRNFYSEEKELSNGVLGIHVKKSVAQPYIILARIISAYFGRSMMKI; from the exons atgcaGCGACGGCCATGTTCACCCGGATCATCGCCGGTTGAGCTACGAGACTGCCTAGAAGAGCTGCTCAAGTTCACGCTCCAATCTCACATCAATGGAACCCTTGACATAGACCATGATCTAGGGTTTTCTACAGACTTCTCTTCTCACCTTCTCAATCATAATGATTGTCCTG ATGTTTCCAGATTGTATAAGGATCTAGTATCCACTCTTTTGAAGTCAGTTTCCAAAGCATCGTGTGGGTCACTAGATGACTTCGAGGACGAAGAAGAAAGTAATGAGATTGCTGAAGGACGAGCTGAATTAGTAAAT GTTCTAAAGACAGTAAACTTTGAGCTTCATGTTCAGGAGCCTTTCTTTACTCAGCTAAAAG ATGGCCTAAAGAGAGTGGAGGGAAGATGTGCTGCTGGTAATTACAATCG AATTCAGTCTGGAGCGTTGATacttttcaataaatgttTGTTGTTTGAGGTTCAG GATGTACGTCAATACCCTTCATTTTATGCGATGTTGAAAGCAGAGAGTCTTGATAACGTTCTTCCTGGAGTAAAAACCTTAACAGATG GTGTTCAAATATACAGGAACTTTTACTCTGAAGAGAAAGAACTGTCCAATGGTGTTCTTGGGATTCATGTCAAAAAATCTGTTGCCCAGCCATACATTATTTTGGCCAGAATCATATCT
- the LOC101222760 gene encoding uncharacterized protein LOC101222760 — protein sequence MMGSKNGVKVVMKIALVFLLVSSSWIFPETLGQEISSSNSLLQDGRDFVRKNDGLEAIKEADDTVRVDPLNHFNKYRGGYNITNKHYWSSTVFTGAVGYGIGVVWLVCGIAYGGFLVATLCCTGKGRGKRKLKKMPHLGQEFYLWTILLAAFFTILAIVGCGVVIGGSTRFDKEAKNVVKIIIETANGASNTIQNTTSAMKDMISNLEASKTTGSYRIQETSGTLTSTSHNLDAQAANIQWQANKNRLLIHKGLNIVYIVTMVTMSLNLGAVIAMSVFGILRLQRLLHLFILLCWILTVLCWIFFGLYLFLNNFSSDTCKALEMFQENPNNNSLSSILPCEQLLTAKSVLTDVSSEIYDLVNQVNTQIAISYPDIALVCNPFSQPPYYEYQPQNCAANTIRIGDIPKVLKLLTCADENNGGCENGQFMSNFEYKTVEAYTNSIQDFLNVYPGMESLVECQTVKDAFSKILEHHCKPLEKYAYMVWVGLVFVSIVMVCLVLIWTIRANIDQKLHHFDGSVQPNSSTPKTMEMANH from the exons atGATGGGATCAAAAAATGGAGTAAAAGTAGTGATGAAAATTGCTTTGGTTTTCTTGTTGGTGAGTTCAAGCTGGATTTTCCCAGAAACTTTGGGACAGGAAATTTCATCATCAAATTCTCTACTACAAGatg GGAGGGATTTTGTGCGAAAAAATGATGGGTTGGAAGCAATCAAAGAAGCAGATGATACAGTTAGAGTTGATCCTTTGAATCATTTCAATAAGTATAGAGGTGGATATAACATCACCAACAAACACTACTGGAGt TCAACAGTTTTCACAGGAGCTGTAGGGTATGGGATTGGAGTGGTATGGCTTGTGTGTGGAATAGCATATGGAGGATTTTTGGTAGCAACTCTATGTTGTACTGGAAAGGGAAGGGGAAAGCGAAAGCTAAAGAAAATGCCACATCTTGGCCAGGAATTCTACCTATGGACCATTCTTTTGGCTGCTTTCTTCACCATTTTGGCAAT TGTGGGATGTGGAGTGGTGATTGGAGGAAGCACTAGATTTGATAAAGAGGCAAAAAATGTAGTGAAGATCATTATAGAGACAGCCAATGGAGCATCAAatacaattcaaaatacaacTTCAGCTATGAAAGACATGATTTCTAACCTAGAAGCTTCTAAAACAACTGGAAGTTATAGAATTCAAGAAACCTCTGGAACTTTGACTTCTACTTCTCACAATCTTGATGCTCAAGCTGCAAATATTCAATGGCAAGCCAATAAGAATAGGCTTTTGATCCACAAAGGCCTCAACATTGT GTACATAGTGACTATGGTTACAATGTCTTTGAACTTGGGAGCTGTAATTGCCATGTCTG TATTTGGGATTCTCAGATTACAAAGATTACTTCACCT TTTCATTCTCCTTTGTTGGATTCTCACAGTTCTGTGTTGGATCTTCTTTGGGTTGTACCTTTTCTTGAACAA TTTCTCAAGTGACACTTGCAAAGCTCTTGAAATGTTTCAAGAAAATCCCAACAACAATAGCCTAAGCTCTATTCTCCCATGTGAGCAACTTCTAACTGCAAAATCAGTTCTTACTGATGTAAGTTCAGAGATTTATGATCTGGTTAATCAG gTTAACACACAAATTGCTATATCATATCCAGACATTGCTTTGGTTTGTAATCCTTTCTCACAACCTCCTTATTATGAATACCAACCTCAAAACTGTGCAGCAAACACCATCCGTATTGGAGACATCCCCAAG GTACTAAAACTTCTCACATGTGCTGATGAAAACAATGGAGGGTGTGAGAATGGGCAGTTCATGTCAAACTTTGAGTACAAAACAGTGGAAGCTTACACAAACTCAATACAAGATTTCCTCAATGTGTATCCAGGAATGGAAAGCCTTGTGGAATGTCAAACAGTGAAAGatgcattttcaaaaatcttaGAACATCATTGCAAGCCATTGGAGAAATATGCCTATATGGTTTGGGTAGGGttggtttttgtttcaattgtTATGGTGTGTTTGGTCTTGATTTGGACAATTAGAGCCAACATTGACCAAAAACTCCACCATTTTGATGGATCAGTTCAACCCAATTCTTCGACTCCAAAGACGATGGAGATGGCTAATCATTGA
- the LOC101222201 gene encoding uncharacterized protein LOC101222201 isoform X1 has translation MANPSGNHQEAGQPSSSFDGGNPSNGNSTPVPAADNSSSALAMKHNPGISTDWTSDEQVTLEEGLKKYAAESSVIRYAKIAMQLPNKTVRDVALRCRWMNKKENSKRRKEEHNLTRKNKDKKVLKERVSDSSMKSAQVAARPNVPPYGMPMIPMDNDDGVSYKAIGGTTGELLEQNAHAMNQISSNLASFQIQDNISLFCQTRDNILKIMNDLNEMPEVMKQMPPLPVKVNEELANTILPPTSHSLQS, from the exons ATGGCTAACCCATCTGGGAACCATCAAGAAGCTGGCCAACCGTCGTCTTCCTTCGATGGAGGGAACCCCAGCAACGGTAATTCGACACCTGTGCCTGCAGCGGATAATTCGAGTTCGGCTCTTGCTATGAAGCATAACCCGGGCATCTCTACGGATTGGACATCTGATGAGCAGGTCACACTGGAAGAAGGGCTTAAGAA ATATGCCGCAGAGTCTAGTGTTATTCGGTATGCAAAGATTGCAATGCAACTACCAAATAAGACTGTACGAGATGTTGCTTTGCGTTGCAGATGGATGAAC aaaaaggaaaatagcAAGAGAAGGAAGGAAGAACACAATTTAACaagaaagaacaaagataAAAAGGTATTAAAG gAAAGAGTATCTGACTCTTCAATGAAGTCAGCACAGGTTGCAGCAAGGCCTAACGTGCCTCCTTATGGAATGCCTATGATTCCTATGGACAATGATGATGGTGTCTCATATAAAG CTATTGGTGGTACAACTGGAGAGCTTCTTGAACAGAATGCACATGCaatgaatcaaatttcttctaatCTTGCATCTTTTCAG aTACAAGATAATATCAGTCTCTTCTGCCAAACGCGGGACAACATCCTCAAAATAATGAACGA CTTAAATGAAATGCCGGAAGTAATGAAGCAGATGCCACCTCTTCCGGTGAAGGTGAACGAAGAGTTAGCGAACACGATCCTTCCGCCGACTTCTCATTCCTTGCAATCATGA
- the LOC101222201 gene encoding uncharacterized protein LOC101222201 isoform X2 → MANPSGNHQEAGQPSSSFDGGNPSNGNSTPVPAADNSSSALAMKHNPGISTDWTSDEQVTLEEGLKKYAAESSVIRYAKIAMQLPNKTVRDVALRCRWMNKKENSKRRKEEHNLTRKNKDKKERVSDSSMKSAQVAARPNVPPYGMPMIPMDNDDGVSYKAIGGTTGELLEQNAHAMNQISSNLASFQIQDNISLFCQTRDNILKIMNDLNEMPEVMKQMPPLPVKVNEELANTILPPTSHSLQS, encoded by the exons ATGGCTAACCCATCTGGGAACCATCAAGAAGCTGGCCAACCGTCGTCTTCCTTCGATGGAGGGAACCCCAGCAACGGTAATTCGACACCTGTGCCTGCAGCGGATAATTCGAGTTCGGCTCTTGCTATGAAGCATAACCCGGGCATCTCTACGGATTGGACATCTGATGAGCAGGTCACACTGGAAGAAGGGCTTAAGAA ATATGCCGCAGAGTCTAGTGTTATTCGGTATGCAAAGATTGCAATGCAACTACCAAATAAGACTGTACGAGATGTTGCTTTGCGTTGCAGATGGATGAAC aaaaaggaaaatagcAAGAGAAGGAAGGAAGAACACAATTTAACaagaaagaacaaagataAAAAG gAAAGAGTATCTGACTCTTCAATGAAGTCAGCACAGGTTGCAGCAAGGCCTAACGTGCCTCCTTATGGAATGCCTATGATTCCTATGGACAATGATGATGGTGTCTCATATAAAG CTATTGGTGGTACAACTGGAGAGCTTCTTGAACAGAATGCACATGCaatgaatcaaatttcttctaatCTTGCATCTTTTCAG aTACAAGATAATATCAGTCTCTTCTGCCAAACGCGGGACAACATCCTCAAAATAATGAACGA CTTAAATGAAATGCCGGAAGTAATGAAGCAGATGCCACCTCTTCCGGTGAAGGTGAACGAAGAGTTAGCGAACACGATCCTTCCGCCGACTTCTCATTCCTTGCAATCATGA